The Fulvivirga maritima genome segment TAATATTTTGTTTAGTATCCGTACCCATAAACTTGATGTAAATATAAACGAATGTCTCACAAATGAGACGCAATATTTAACTTTTTTTATAATTCTCATCCAAAGTAAAACATGGCATTATTTTAATAAAATCACGTTATTTACTGTATCCCCTTACATGTAAGCTAATCTCATGAAAAAAATACGTCTACTATTCCTTGTATTAGGTCCTTTATTATTTTCAATATTATTGCTCTGCCAAAACTCTGCCTACTTAACTCCTGAAATATGGCGGGTGCTGGCCGTAGCCATCTGGATGGTCTCCTGGTGGATATCAGAAGCTACACCCATAGCTGTTACGGCTTTGCTCCCTATGGTTTTGCTTCCCCTTCTCAATATTTTCAAAATCAGTGAAGCCACAGCACCCTATGCCAGCTCTATTATTTTTCTATTTATGGGTGGCTTTATGATTGCCCTGGCTATGGAAAAGCACAACCTCCACTTAAGGATAGCCCTGAACCTGGTGAAAATCACCGGCACAAGTGGCAATGGTATTATTCTGGGCTTCATGCTGGCCACCGCCCTGCTCAGCATGTGGATTAGCAATACAGCCACTGCTGTAATGATGCTGCCAGTAGCCTCTTCTGTAGTTAACCTTCTAGGTGAAAGCAACCTTAAAATGGGGCAGTCTCAGAAAAAATTCGCCTTATCTCTTATGCTCATTATTGCCTACTCAGCTAATATAGGCGGCACTATTACGCTCATAGGCACTCCCCCAAATGTAGTAATGACGGGCTACCTAAACGAAATTTTACATTATCAAATGGCTTTTAGCCAATGGTTTATCATAGGCCTCCCTACCGGCATTGGGCTGCTGCTGGTCACTTACTTTCTCATTACCAGAGTGCTGTACCCTAATAACCTCAAAAAAATTGAGGGTTCAGAAGTGCTTATCAAAAATAAGCTCGAGGAACTGGGTAAAACCTCTAAAGAAGAAAAAATGGTGCTTACCATATTTGCCCTTACCGCCCTGGGCTGGATCTTTAAAAATCAAATCAATAATTTAATTGGTGCACCCCTGCTATCGGATACTATAACCGCCATGATAGGCGGCCTACTCATGTTCATTATTCCTGCTGACATAAAAAAGGCGGGCTTCCTCCTGAAATGGGATGACACTAAAAAGTTGCCTTGGGGCATACTTATACTCTTTGGTGGCGGCATGTGCCTGGCCAGAGGCCTAGAAAAGGTAGGTGTAATAGAAGCTGTAGGAGAGTATATGAGTAACTATAAAGATGTAAATCACTTTCTCCTGATAGGTATCACTACCGGAATGGTGCTCTTTCTTACTGAAATAATGAGTAATGTGGCTCTAGTTACCATTTTCATACCCGTAGCCATAGGTATTGCTCAGGGTCTGGGCATTAACCCACTACTGCTGGTAGTGCCTTCTACCCTAGCCTCAAGCTGTGCGTTTATGATGCCTATTTCTACACCTCCAAACGCCATTGTATTTGCCAGCGGTCATATAAAAATGAAAGAGATGATGAAGGCAGGAATCCTAATTAACATTTTTGCTATTATCTTCCTTACCATTATCACCTATATTTTTATAAACGCATATTTTACACCTACTTAAGTTAGTAAATACTAAAATATTTAGTAATATTGTGTTATGGTTTCACGATCAATATTACACCTGGATTTAGACACTTTTTTTGTGTCTTGCGAGAGACTGTTGGACAGTCGGCTCAACAATAAGCCCATACTTATAGGTGGTGTAACTGATCGAGGAGTAGTGGCCTCTTGCAGCTATGAAGCGCGGCAGTTTGGCATCCATTCTGCCATGCCCATGAAGCTGGCTCGCGAACTATGCCCTGAAGCAATAGTGATCAAGGGCAACTCTGCCACTTACAGCGCCAAGTCAAGCGAGGTAACTGAAATTATAAGAGAGCAGGTGCCGCTTTTTGAAAAAACCTCTATTGATGAGTTTTATGTAGACATGTCGGGCATGGATCGTTTTTTTGGTAATTACAAAATGGCCAGTGAGCTGCGTACCAAAATCATACATAACACAGGACTTCCTATCTCTTTTGGGCTTTCCCAAAATAAGACGGTATCAAAAATAGCTACGGGAGAAGCCAAGCCCAACAATCAGATAAAAATAGACTATGGCTTAGAAAAGAATTTCCTGGCTCCTCTTTCAGTTAAAAAAATACCCATGATAGGAGACAAGACCTACATGGCGCTATGCAATCTGGGGATAAAACACATCCATACCATTCAGGAAACGCCTATGGAGCTCATGGAAAAAGCTTTTGATAAAAATGGCATTACCATGTGGAAAAAGGCCAATGGCATAGATCCCTCCCCGGTAATCCCTTACTCAGAAAGAAAATCTATCTCCACAGAGCGAACCTTTGACAGAGACACTATAGACGTAGTAAAGCTTAAAGCCATTATGCTGGCTATGGCCGAAAACCTGGCTTTCCAGCTGAGAAGAGGGCAAAAGCTCACTGCTTGTGTTACGGTAAAAATCCGATATTCAGATTTTAACACCTACACCCTACAGTCAAAAATACCGTATACCTCGGCCGATCATGTGCTCATTCCAAAAGTATTGGAGCTATTTAACCGAGCCTATGACAAAAGACTACTAGTAAGGCTTATAGGTGTAAAATTCAGTCATTTGGTTAACGGCACTTACCAGATCAACCTATTTGAAGACTCTTTAGAAATGATCAGCCTGTACCAGGC includes the following:
- the dinB gene encoding DNA polymerase IV: MVSRSILHLDLDTFFVSCERLLDSRLNNKPILIGGVTDRGVVASCSYEARQFGIHSAMPMKLARELCPEAIVIKGNSATYSAKSSEVTEIIREQVPLFEKTSIDEFYVDMSGMDRFFGNYKMASELRTKIIHNTGLPISFGLSQNKTVSKIATGEAKPNNQIKIDYGLEKNFLAPLSVKKIPMIGDKTYMALCNLGIKHIHTIQETPMELMEKAFDKNGITMWKKANGIDPSPVIPYSERKSISTERTFDRDTIDVVKLKAIMLAMAENLAFQLRRGQKLTACVTVKIRYSDFNTYTLQSKIPYTSADHVLIPKVLELFNRAYDKRLLVRLIGVKFSHLVNGTYQINLFEDSLEMISLYQAMDKIRDKHGDRTVIRAAGIEAKTISRFNPFKGDAPPLLPNRRV
- a CDS encoding SLC13 family permease, with the protein product MKKIRLLFLVLGPLLFSILLLCQNSAYLTPEIWRVLAVAIWMVSWWISEATPIAVTALLPMVLLPLLNIFKISEATAPYASSIIFLFMGGFMIALAMEKHNLHLRIALNLVKITGTSGNGIILGFMLATALLSMWISNTATAVMMLPVASSVVNLLGESNLKMGQSQKKFALSLMLIIAYSANIGGTITLIGTPPNVVMTGYLNEILHYQMAFSQWFIIGLPTGIGLLLVTYFLITRVLYPNNLKKIEGSEVLIKNKLEELGKTSKEEKMVLTIFALTALGWIFKNQINNLIGAPLLSDTITAMIGGLLMFIIPADIKKAGFLLKWDDTKKLPWGILILFGGGMCLARGLEKVGVIEAVGEYMSNYKDVNHFLLIGITTGMVLFLTEIMSNVALVTIFIPVAIGIAQGLGINPLLLVVPSTLASSCAFMMPISTPPNAIVFASGHIKMKEMMKAGILINIFAIIFLTIITYIFINAYFTPT